From Antennarius striatus isolate MH-2024 chromosome 9, ASM4005453v1, whole genome shotgun sequence, one genomic window encodes:
- the col28a1b gene encoding collagen, type XXVIII, alpha 1b isoform X1: MEMLLRGNLRRGAAFCFLLLVLLHAATGQTRTTGRRANHRLGDDGGSGSSCSLEVVFILDSSESAKLLLFEKQKAFVLSLSARLAGLQVPGWTLQVRLAALQYSSSVSVEHRFSDWTGLQSFRSRVSTMTYIGHGTYTTYAIANATQLMLRETPADSVKVAVLMTDGVDHPRNPDVIAAAAEAKGHGIKFFTLGLSDVSQQNQNNAKLRAIASAPAQQFVQSLLNPELEEKLLNEMAAVALEECPQAQVCLCERGQRGPQGSPGRKGDPGFRGLPGLRGARGEPGLNGQPGRDGPEGPPGYKGNKGERGDCGTPGEKGDAGLEGHPGQRGLKGEQGLKGPPGDMGVEGPLGPKGDRGPNGAPGPPGDFGIGFPGAKGEKGLQGKPGPVGSVGVGEPGSPGPPGNPGVQGNPGPPGDGFPGPKGDRGYDGPRGNRGLPGVGVKGDKGSPGLPGASGPVGVPGVGFQGEKGDIGPVGPSGPRGLPGIGITGPKGNHGVQGEPGPPGERGVGQPGPKGDPGSEGLPGFPGQPGEDGAPGHKGDIGLPGPRGPDGAPGKGTPGEKGDKGVRGTRGQPGTVGPVGPIGAKGDPGIVGPPGKPGPSGRGIPGTKGEPGPQGLPGAVGEPGVRLPGPKGDRGPPGPAGSPGLKGEGYPGLPGFPGSPGLPGETGSEGVGLPGPKGDRGLPGPLGPAGPPGIGLVGSKGSVGQMGPPGAQGLPGEGIQGQKGEPGFQGISGPRGPPGHGLQGDKGDRGFRGEKGKKGERGESGEAGSAGPLGRTGQKGEPGLTREEIVKIVRSICSCAATCRQTPLELVFVIDSSESVGPDNFKLIKDFVNSVIDRASVKRDGTRVGVVLYSHINVVVVHLRQEATRDEIKSAVRSMTYLGEGTFTGSAIREANQVFKAARKGVKKVAVVITDGQADKRDVVGLESAVLEAQGSGVDMFVIGVVNESDPLYEEFRKELNLMASDPDSDHVYQISDFSMLPVVEKKLLSRICEDEQGRLFSHIPSSRLPPGIPEVSSNVREPPHRTDTDTPTFTGDYRRVHLVPGPPASHPNWEPRPTTINRPASETQRLPLFDWEPFRPVTEVLPAAHPTNHMVTGAIGPNGPILRAPFEEKTTTTPMLPSPALVPAEGCGLLLDPGPCREYVVKWYYDAIANSCAQFWFGGCRGNSNRFETEKSCRETCVKF, from the exons ATGGAGATGTTGTTGAGGGGAAACCTGAGGAGAGGAGCAGCGTTCTGCTTTCTGCTGCTGGTCCTGCTGCACGCCGCCACTGGCCAGACGAGGACGACGGGACGCCGGGCGAACCACAGGCTGGGCGACGATGGAGGAAGTG GTTCCTCGTGTTCCCTGGAGGTGGTGTTCATCCTGGACAGCTCGGAGAGCGCCAAGTTGCTGCTGTTTGAGAAGCAGAAGGCATTCGTGTTGAGCCTCAGCGCCCGCCTGGCGGGGCTGCAGGTCCCCGGCTGGACGCTGCAGGTAAGACTGGCGGCGCTTCAGTACAGCAGCAGCGTGTCGGTCGAGCACCgcttctctgattggacgggcCTCCAGTCGTTCCGAAGTCGCGTCAGCACCATGACCTACATCGGCCACGGGACCTACACCACCTACGCCATCGCCAACGCCACACAGCTGATGCTGCGAGAGACGCCGGCGGACAGCGTCAAGGTGGCGGTGCTGATGACCGACGGGGTCGACCACCCGCGCAATCCCGACGTGATCGCGGCGGCAGCGGAGGCCAAAGGTCACGGCATCAAGTTCTTCACCCTGGGCTTGTCGGACGTCagccagcagaaccagaacaatGCCAAACTCCGCGCTATTGCCAGCGCCCCCGCCCAGCAGTTCGTCCAGAGTCTCCTGAACCCTGAGCTGGAAGAGAAACTGCTCAACGAGATG GCTGCCGTCGCGTTAGAAGAG TGTCCTCAGGctcaggtgtgtctgtgtgaacgAGGACAGAGGGGCCCGCAAGGAAGTCCA ggTAGAAAAGGGGACCCCGGCTTCAGGGGGCTACCGGGTCTCAGAGGAGCGAGG GGCGAGCCGGGTCTGAACGGCCAACCGGGGCGAGACGGTCCAGAG GGTCCCCCCGGGTATAAGGGCAACAAG GGGGAGAGAGGAGACTGTGGCACCCCGGGGGAAAAGGGCGACGCC GGGCTGGAGGGGCATCCGGGACAGCGAGGACTAAAAGGAGAACAG gGATTGAAAGGACCACCTGGAGACATGGGTGTCGAGGGCCCACTGGGACCTAAA GGAGACCGAGGGCCCAACGGTGCCCCCGGACCACCAGGGGACTTTGGCATCGGATTCCCAGGAGCAAAG GGTGAAAAAGGCCTTCAGGGGAAACCGGGTCCCGTTGGTTCTGTTGGTGTAGGAGAACCAGGATCACCA GGTCCTCCAGGAAATCCAGGTGTGCAAGGGAATCCTGGACCGCCTGGAGACGGGTTTCCAGGACCGAAG GGTGATCGGGGATATGACGGTCCCAGAGGGAATCGGGGGCTTCCTGGCGTTGGGGTCAAAGGTGACAAG GGTAGTCCGGGGCTTCCAGGGGCTTCGGGTCCCGTTGGCGTTCCTGGTGTGGGATTTCAAGGAGAGAAG GGTGATATAGGCCCAGTTGGACCTTCAGGCCCCCGAGGACTTCCAGGCATTGGAATAACTGGACCAAAG GGGAACCACGGGGTCCAAGGTGAACCTGGACCCCCCGGTGAAAGAGGTGTGGGGCAACCAGGACCCAAA GGTGACCCGGGGTCAGAGGGGTTACCGGGCTTTCCAGGTCAGccaggagaggatggagcaccGGGACACAAG GGTGACATCGGATTACCGGGGCCCAGGGGTCCTGATGGGGCTCCTGGTAAAGGCACACCTGGGGAGAAG GGAGACAAAGGGGTGAGAGGAACAAGAGGACAGCCAGGTACAGTCGGTCCTGTTGGGCCAATAGGGgcaaag GGGGATCCAGGAATTGTAGGACCGCCAGGAAAACCTGGACCATCAGGGCGGGGGATACCTGGCACCAAG GGAGAACCGGGTCCCCAAGGTCTACCTGGGGCCGTGGGAGAGCCTGGGGTACGTTTGCCTGGACCCAAG GGAGACAGAGGGCCACCGGGTCCAGCTGGGTCGCCTGGACTAAAGGGTGAAGGTTACCCCGGCCTGCCG GGGTTTCCAGGGTCCCCGGGTCTGCCAGGAGAGACGGGATCAGAGGGCGTTGGGTTACCTGGACCAAAG GGAGACAGAGGCTTACCTGGACCTCTTGGACCCGCTGGACCTCCAGGGATTGGCCTTGTTGGTTCTAAG GGTTCCGTTGGCCAAATGGGTCCACCGGGTGCACAGGGATTACCTGGGGAAGGCATCCAGGGACAAAAG GGGGAACCCGGATTTCAGGGGATCTCTGGTCCAAGAGGACCTCCTGGACATGGTCTACAGGGGGACAAG GGTGATCGAGGGTTCAGGGGGGAAAAGGGCAAGAAGGGTGAGCGAGGGGAATCTGGAGAGGCAGGATCCGCCGGACCTTTG gGTAGGACGGGACAAAAGGGGGAACCTGGACTGACA AGGGAAGAAATCGTCAAGATAGTGAGATCTATCTGCA GTTGTGCGGCGACGTGTCGCCAAACCCCACTGGAGCTCGTTTTTGTGATCGACAGCTCCGAGAGCGTCGGCCCCGACAACTTCAAACTGATCAAAGACTTTGTGAACTCTGTGATCGACCGAGCCTCGGTCAAACGGGACGGCACGCGGGTGGGCGTGGTCCTGTACAGCCACATCAATGTGGTGGTGGTCCACCTGAGACAGGAGGCCACCCGTGACGAGATCAAGTCTGCCGTGCGCTCCATGACCTATCTGGGCGAAGGGACGTTCACAGGTAGCGCCATCCGAGAGGCCAACCAGGTGTTCAAGGCGGCGAGAAAGGGCGTGAAGAAGGTGGCCGTCGTCATCACGGATGGGCAGGCAGATAAACGAGACGTGGTCGGTCTGGAAAGCGCTGTGTTGGAAGCTCAGGGGAGCGGCGTggacatgtttgtgattgggGTGGTCAACGAGAGTGACCCGCTGTACGAGGAGTTCAGGAAGGAGCTCAACCTCATGGCCTCGGACCCCGACAGCGACCACGTCTACCAGATCAGCGACTTTAGCATGCTCCCAG TTGTGGAGAAGAAACTTCTGAGTCGAATCTGCGAGGACGAACAAGGACGTTTGTTCAGCCACATCCCAAGCTCCAGGCTACCTCCGGGAATCCCAGAGGTCTCCAGCAACGTCCGGGAACCTCCGCACAGGACGGACACGGACACGCCCACCTTCACGGGCGACTACAGGAGGGtccacctggtg ccGGGCCCCCCAGCATCACACCCGAACTGGGAACCCAGACCCACTACAATCAACCGACCCGCCTCGGAAACCCAGAGACTCCCTCTCTTTGACTGGGAGCCCTTCAGACCAGTGACGGAGGTCCTCCCAGCGGCGCACCCCACCAACCACATGGTGACAGGAGCCATCGGGCCAAACGGTCCCATCCTGAGGGCCCCATTTGAGGAGAAGACGACGACGACACCAATGCTGCCGTCTCCTGCACTGGTACCAG CAGAGGGCTGTGGCCTCCTCCTGGATCCAGGACCTTGTCGGGAGTATGTGGTGAAGTGGTACTACGACGCCATCGCCAATTCCTGCGCTCAGTTCTGGTTTGGAGGCTGTCGAGGGAACAGCAACCGGTTTGAAACCGAGAAGAGCTGCAGGGAAACCTGCGTCAAGTTCTGA
- the col28a1b gene encoding collagen, type XXVIII, alpha 1b isoform X2 — MEMLLRGNLRRGAAFCFLLLVLLHAATGQTRTTGRRANHRLGDDGGSGSSCSLEVVFILDSSESAKLLLFEKQKAFVLSLSARLAGLQVPGWTLQVRLAALQYSSSVSVEHRFSDWTGLQSFRSRVSTMTYIGHGTYTTYAIANATQLMLRETPADSVKVAVLMTDGVDHPRNPDVIAAAAEAKGHGIKFFTLGLSDVSQQNQNNAKLRAIASAPAQQFVQSLLNPELEEKLLNEMAAVALEECPQAQVCLCERGQRGPQGSPGRKGDPGFRGLPGLRGARGEPGLNGQPGRDGPEGPPGYKGNKGERGDCGTPGEKGDAGLEGHPGQRGLKGEQGLKGPPGDMGVEGPLGPKGDRGPNGAPGPPGDFGIGFPGAKGEKGLQGKPGPVGSVGVGEPGSPGPPGNPGVQGNPGPPGDGFPGPKGDRGYDGPRGNRGLPGVGVKGDKGSPGLPGASGPVGVPGVGFQGEKGDIGPVGPSGPRGLPGIGITGPKGNHGVQGEPGPPGERGVGQPGPKGDPGSEGLPGFPGQPGEDGAPGHKGDIGLPGPRGPDGAPGKGTPGEKGDKGVRGTRGQPGTVGPVGPIGAKGDPGIVGPPGKPGPSGRGIPGTKGEPGPQGLPGAVGEPGVRLPGPKGDRGPPGPAGSPGLKGEGYPGLPGFPGSPGLPGETGSEGVGLPGPKGDRGLPGPLGPAGPPGIGLVGSKGSVGQMGPPGAQGLPGEGIQGQKGEPGFQGISGPRGPPGHGLQGDKGDRGFRGEKGKKGERGESGEAGSAGPLGRTGQKGEPGLTREEIVKIVRSICSCAATCRQTPLELVFVIDSSESVGPDNFKLIKDFVNSVIDRASVKRDGTRVGVVLYSHINVVVVHLRQEATRDEIKSAVRSMTYLGEGTFTGSAIREANQVFKAARKGVKKVAVVITDGQADKRDVVGLESAVLEAQGSGVDMFVIGVVNESDPLYEEFRKELNLMASDPDSDHVYQISDFSMLPVVEKKLLSRICEDEQGRLFSHIPSSRLPPGIPEVSSNVREPPHRTDTDTPTFTGDYRRVHLVPGPPASHPNWEPRPTTINRPASETQRLPLFDWEPFRPVTEVLPAAHPTNHMVTGAIGPNGPILRAPFEEKTTTTPMLPSPALVPEGCGLLLDPGPCREYVVKWYYDAIANSCAQFWFGGCRGNSNRFETEKSCRETCVKF; from the exons ATGGAGATGTTGTTGAGGGGAAACCTGAGGAGAGGAGCAGCGTTCTGCTTTCTGCTGCTGGTCCTGCTGCACGCCGCCACTGGCCAGACGAGGACGACGGGACGCCGGGCGAACCACAGGCTGGGCGACGATGGAGGAAGTG GTTCCTCGTGTTCCCTGGAGGTGGTGTTCATCCTGGACAGCTCGGAGAGCGCCAAGTTGCTGCTGTTTGAGAAGCAGAAGGCATTCGTGTTGAGCCTCAGCGCCCGCCTGGCGGGGCTGCAGGTCCCCGGCTGGACGCTGCAGGTAAGACTGGCGGCGCTTCAGTACAGCAGCAGCGTGTCGGTCGAGCACCgcttctctgattggacgggcCTCCAGTCGTTCCGAAGTCGCGTCAGCACCATGACCTACATCGGCCACGGGACCTACACCACCTACGCCATCGCCAACGCCACACAGCTGATGCTGCGAGAGACGCCGGCGGACAGCGTCAAGGTGGCGGTGCTGATGACCGACGGGGTCGACCACCCGCGCAATCCCGACGTGATCGCGGCGGCAGCGGAGGCCAAAGGTCACGGCATCAAGTTCTTCACCCTGGGCTTGTCGGACGTCagccagcagaaccagaacaatGCCAAACTCCGCGCTATTGCCAGCGCCCCCGCCCAGCAGTTCGTCCAGAGTCTCCTGAACCCTGAGCTGGAAGAGAAACTGCTCAACGAGATG GCTGCCGTCGCGTTAGAAGAG TGTCCTCAGGctcaggtgtgtctgtgtgaacgAGGACAGAGGGGCCCGCAAGGAAGTCCA ggTAGAAAAGGGGACCCCGGCTTCAGGGGGCTACCGGGTCTCAGAGGAGCGAGG GGCGAGCCGGGTCTGAACGGCCAACCGGGGCGAGACGGTCCAGAG GGTCCCCCCGGGTATAAGGGCAACAAG GGGGAGAGAGGAGACTGTGGCACCCCGGGGGAAAAGGGCGACGCC GGGCTGGAGGGGCATCCGGGACAGCGAGGACTAAAAGGAGAACAG gGATTGAAAGGACCACCTGGAGACATGGGTGTCGAGGGCCCACTGGGACCTAAA GGAGACCGAGGGCCCAACGGTGCCCCCGGACCACCAGGGGACTTTGGCATCGGATTCCCAGGAGCAAAG GGTGAAAAAGGCCTTCAGGGGAAACCGGGTCCCGTTGGTTCTGTTGGTGTAGGAGAACCAGGATCACCA GGTCCTCCAGGAAATCCAGGTGTGCAAGGGAATCCTGGACCGCCTGGAGACGGGTTTCCAGGACCGAAG GGTGATCGGGGATATGACGGTCCCAGAGGGAATCGGGGGCTTCCTGGCGTTGGGGTCAAAGGTGACAAG GGTAGTCCGGGGCTTCCAGGGGCTTCGGGTCCCGTTGGCGTTCCTGGTGTGGGATTTCAAGGAGAGAAG GGTGATATAGGCCCAGTTGGACCTTCAGGCCCCCGAGGACTTCCAGGCATTGGAATAACTGGACCAAAG GGGAACCACGGGGTCCAAGGTGAACCTGGACCCCCCGGTGAAAGAGGTGTGGGGCAACCAGGACCCAAA GGTGACCCGGGGTCAGAGGGGTTACCGGGCTTTCCAGGTCAGccaggagaggatggagcaccGGGACACAAG GGTGACATCGGATTACCGGGGCCCAGGGGTCCTGATGGGGCTCCTGGTAAAGGCACACCTGGGGAGAAG GGAGACAAAGGGGTGAGAGGAACAAGAGGACAGCCAGGTACAGTCGGTCCTGTTGGGCCAATAGGGgcaaag GGGGATCCAGGAATTGTAGGACCGCCAGGAAAACCTGGACCATCAGGGCGGGGGATACCTGGCACCAAG GGAGAACCGGGTCCCCAAGGTCTACCTGGGGCCGTGGGAGAGCCTGGGGTACGTTTGCCTGGACCCAAG GGAGACAGAGGGCCACCGGGTCCAGCTGGGTCGCCTGGACTAAAGGGTGAAGGTTACCCCGGCCTGCCG GGGTTTCCAGGGTCCCCGGGTCTGCCAGGAGAGACGGGATCAGAGGGCGTTGGGTTACCTGGACCAAAG GGAGACAGAGGCTTACCTGGACCTCTTGGACCCGCTGGACCTCCAGGGATTGGCCTTGTTGGTTCTAAG GGTTCCGTTGGCCAAATGGGTCCACCGGGTGCACAGGGATTACCTGGGGAAGGCATCCAGGGACAAAAG GGGGAACCCGGATTTCAGGGGATCTCTGGTCCAAGAGGACCTCCTGGACATGGTCTACAGGGGGACAAG GGTGATCGAGGGTTCAGGGGGGAAAAGGGCAAGAAGGGTGAGCGAGGGGAATCTGGAGAGGCAGGATCCGCCGGACCTTTG gGTAGGACGGGACAAAAGGGGGAACCTGGACTGACA AGGGAAGAAATCGTCAAGATAGTGAGATCTATCTGCA GTTGTGCGGCGACGTGTCGCCAAACCCCACTGGAGCTCGTTTTTGTGATCGACAGCTCCGAGAGCGTCGGCCCCGACAACTTCAAACTGATCAAAGACTTTGTGAACTCTGTGATCGACCGAGCCTCGGTCAAACGGGACGGCACGCGGGTGGGCGTGGTCCTGTACAGCCACATCAATGTGGTGGTGGTCCACCTGAGACAGGAGGCCACCCGTGACGAGATCAAGTCTGCCGTGCGCTCCATGACCTATCTGGGCGAAGGGACGTTCACAGGTAGCGCCATCCGAGAGGCCAACCAGGTGTTCAAGGCGGCGAGAAAGGGCGTGAAGAAGGTGGCCGTCGTCATCACGGATGGGCAGGCAGATAAACGAGACGTGGTCGGTCTGGAAAGCGCTGTGTTGGAAGCTCAGGGGAGCGGCGTggacatgtttgtgattgggGTGGTCAACGAGAGTGACCCGCTGTACGAGGAGTTCAGGAAGGAGCTCAACCTCATGGCCTCGGACCCCGACAGCGACCACGTCTACCAGATCAGCGACTTTAGCATGCTCCCAG TTGTGGAGAAGAAACTTCTGAGTCGAATCTGCGAGGACGAACAAGGACGTTTGTTCAGCCACATCCCAAGCTCCAGGCTACCTCCGGGAATCCCAGAGGTCTCCAGCAACGTCCGGGAACCTCCGCACAGGACGGACACGGACACGCCCACCTTCACGGGCGACTACAGGAGGGtccacctggtg ccGGGCCCCCCAGCATCACACCCGAACTGGGAACCCAGACCCACTACAATCAACCGACCCGCCTCGGAAACCCAGAGACTCCCTCTCTTTGACTGGGAGCCCTTCAGACCAGTGACGGAGGTCCTCCCAGCGGCGCACCCCACCAACCACATGGTGACAGGAGCCATCGGGCCAAACGGTCCCATCCTGAGGGCCCCATTTGAGGAGAAGACGACGACGACACCAATGCTGCCGTCTCCTGCACTGGTACCAG AGGGCTGTGGCCTCCTCCTGGATCCAGGACCTTGTCGGGAGTATGTGGTGAAGTGGTACTACGACGCCATCGCCAATTCCTGCGCTCAGTTCTGGTTTGGAGGCTGTCGAGGGAACAGCAACCGGTTTGAAACCGAGAAGAGCTGCAGGGAAACCTGCGTCAAGTTCTGA